The Coffea arabica cultivar ET-39 chromosome 1e, Coffea Arabica ET-39 HiFi, whole genome shotgun sequence genome has a window encoding:
- the LOC140016778 gene encoding uncharacterized protein yields the protein MSVAEYEIQFTKLSRFAPELIATEQRRVRWFVQGLNVELQESLAAVRIDTFTDAVERAQRIEVARAQVKSFQAKKRFAPSSSREPTYGNTPPAKVGRGTGGVTSPGAPRDALVRGTGARNAGERNNGIRGGPIGRAQPRNTLQGGRAIIPQMTCAYCKKPGHTMDSCWKKQGKCLKCGSSEHQISGCPKMQEGTTSNARPNTSGGSRPTVPARVYAIGDQPVPDSSEVVEGTLPIFHRLAKVLIDPGATHSFVNPSFMSGIDVQPVRLPFDLEVRTPMGNKNVITSLAYKNCEFWIGEHKMLVDLISLDIKGYDVIIGMDFLGHHHAKLDCRAKVVEFCISGEATLRLDVKGRLASSAMISGIQARKMLFKGAQGFLAFLINAPSDQVKLEDVPVVREFSDVFPEELRTLPPEREVEFKIDLMPGTAPISKTPYRMAPAELKELKIQLQDLLEKGFVKESDSP from the coding sequence AtgagtgtcgccgaatatgaaATCCAGTTCACAAAGCTATCCCGCTTTGCACCTGAGTTGATAGCCACCGAGCAAAGGCGTGTTCGGTGGTTTGTgcagggtttgaatgtggaaCTACAGGAAAGTTTAGCCGCCGTAAGGATAGATACTTTCACAGATGCTGTCGAAAGAGCTCAGAGAATTGAAGTAGCTAGAGCTCAAGTGAAATCTTTTCAAGCTAAGAAAAGATTTGCCCCCAGCAGTAGTCGAGAGCCGACGTATGGAAATACTCCACCGGCTAAAGTGGGCCGAGGAACAGGCGGAGTGACTAGTCCCGGAGCACCGCGAGATGCACTAGTAAGGGGAACCGGGGCAAGGAATGCAGGGGAAAGAAACAATGGAATTAGAGGGGGACCGATTGGAAGAGCACAACCTAGGAATACCTTGCAAGGAGGCCGAGCCATAATTCCCCAAATGACTTGTGCATATTGTAAGAAACCTGGTCATACTATGGATAGCTGCTGGAAGAAGCAAGGAAAGTGCTTGAAATGTGGAAGTAGCGAGCACCAAATTTCTGGATGTCCAAAAATGCAGGAAGGGACTACTTCGAATGCTAGACCAAACACTTCTGGAGGGAGCCGGCCGACAGTTCCTGCCAGAGTGTATGCTATAGGTGACCAACCTGTACCTGATTCCTCGGAAGTGGTGGAAGGTACACTTCCGATTTTTCATCGATTAGCTAAAGTGTTAATTGACCCTGGTGCAACCCATTCATTCGTAAATCCATCCTTTATGTCTGGAATAGATGTGCAACCTGTTAGATTACCCTTTGATCTTGAAGTTAGGACACCCATGGGTAATAAGAATGTAATCACTAGTCTGGCTTATAAGAATTGTGAATTCTGGATTGGAGAGCATAAAATGCTAGTGGATTTGATCAGTCTGGACATAAAAGGTTACGATGTTATAATAGGCATGGATTTTCTAGGCCATCACCATGCTAAACTTGACTGTCGAGCAAAAGTGGTGGAATTTTGTATATCTGGTGAAGCAACCCTGAGGTTAGATGTCAAGGGTAGGTTAGCATCATCTGCTATGATCTCAGGAATTCAAGCAAGGAAAATGTTGTTTAAAGGAGCGCAAGGTTTCTTAGCCTTCTTGATAAACGCTCCCAGTGATCAAGTGAAGCTGGAGGATGTACCAGTGGTACGGGAATTTTCGGATGTTTTTCCCGAAGAGCTAAGGACTCTACCGCCGGAAAGAGAAGTGGAATTTAAGATTGACTTGATGCCTGGAACGGCTCCAATTTCTAAGACCCCATAtcgaatggctcctgccgagctaaaagaattgaaaattcaATTACAGGATCTGTTGGAGAAGGGCTTTGTGAAGGAGAGTGATTCACCATGA